From Arctopsyche grandis isolate Sample6627 chromosome 12, ASM5162203v2, whole genome shotgun sequence, one genomic window encodes:
- the LOC143919720 gene encoding tyrosine-protein kinase CSK-like, with the protein MSSHNLQNSAITQHMSILGGGAGCWFTPSTPHQIPPTAPLRQKRQPTPNNQNSNTSNCSNIPLHSASPMSTSDQGVMVLNSLYQQSQVGNTSSMATSLQSMPGLSQHHSAVLTHHQQIPNITGGNAISLMQQTGLPDIISIQQGLPQPLRSAKPELRLCNMPWHHGKITRDRAEQLLQPRTDGLFLVRESTNFPGDQTLCVCFQNRVEHYRIKCAPNSTLTIDDEEFFDTLPQLIDHYLQDADGLCTQLVKSLPKQPPLPPANLMNSTSIQSQINIAQQTTNVAQMLQQKNLQSQTAQQCQIQLQALQQSQVHQQPAHPPQLSQPQGQSNQPNQIMPNDHNSASSFLAPQAFVDNGWVISERDLEIRENIGKGEFGDVMLGILNGQRVAVKMLKDSEAANKFLAEASLMTSLKHDNLVRLLGLVFNKQHICLVTEYMSKGSLVDYLRSRGRLHVTKRDQIMFAFDTCSGMEYLETRRVVHRDLAARNVLVSDTRRAKVADFGLAREEGGPDAAAKLPIKWTAPEALKHNKFSNKSDMWSFGILLWEIYSFGRVPYPRIPLADVVKHVEKGYKMEAPEGCPPELYDLMRQAWDLNPDTRPTFSQAKSKLAQLKASTPAQ; encoded by the exons ATGAGCAGCCACAATCTCCAAAATTCTGCCATAACGCAA CACATGTCCATACTAGGAGGAGGTGCTGGGTGTTGGTTCACACCATCTACACCTCACCAAATACCACCGACAGCTCCTCTGCGACAAAAACGGCAGCCAACACCAAATAATCAG AACTCTAACACAAGTAATTGTAGTAATATTCCATTACATTCCGCTAGTCCAATGTCAACATCAGATCAAGGTGTAATGGTTTTGAATTCTCTTTATCAGCAATCTCAAGTTGGCAATACTAGTTCAATGGCAACATCATTGCAATCGATGCCGG gaTTATCGCAGCATCACTCTGCGGTGTTAACTCATCATCAGCAAATTCCAAATATTACCGGAGGAAACGCAATTTCATTAATGCAACAGACTGGTCTTCCCGATATAATCAGCATACAACAAGGATTACCTCAGCCGTTACGGAGCGCAAAGCCCGAATTAAGATTATGCAATATGCC TTGGCACCATGGAAAAATTACCCGCGACCGAGCAGAACAATTACTCCAGCCGCGTACGGACGGTTTGTTTCTCGTACGGGAAAGTACGAATTTTCCCGGCGATCAGACTTTATgtgtttgttttcaaaatagAGTAGAACATTATAGGATTAAATGCGCTCCAAATTCAACTCTCACAATAGACGACGAAGAATTCTTCGACACTTTACCTCAATTGATCGAT CATTACTTACAAGATGCAGACGGACTTTGTACACAGCTTGTAAAATCACTACCAAAACAACCGCCGCTTCCACCTGCAAATTTAATGAATTCAACGTCGATACAATCCCAGATCAATATTGCGCAACAGACAACAAACGTTGCGCAAATGCTCCAACAAAAAAATCTGCAATCTCAGACAGCTCAACAATGCCAAATTCAGTTACAAGCGTTACAACAAAGCCAGGTACATCAGCAGCCTGCGCATCCACCTCAATTAAGCCAACCGCAAGGGCAATCCAATCAACCGAATCAAATTATGCCAAATGATCACAATAGCGCTTCATCCTTTTTAGCTCCACAAGCTTTTGTCGACAacg GGTGGGTAATATCTGAACGAGACTTGGAAATTAGAGAAAACATTGGTAAAGGCGAATTTGGTGATGTGATGCTTGGCATATTAAACGGACAAAGAGTCGCAGTCAAAATGCTAAAAGATTCAGAGGCGGCTAATAAGTTTTTAGCTGAAGCTAGTCTTATGAC gtCTCTCAAGCATGACAATTTAGTGAGGTTACTAGGCTTGGTGTTTAACAAACAGCATATTTGTCTCGTCACCGAGTATATGAGCAAAGGAAGTCTTGTAGATTACTTGCGCAGCAGAGGAAGACTGCATGTTACCAAACGTGATCAAATTATGTTTGCATT TGATACGTGTTCAGGGATGGAATATTTGGAAACTAGAAGAGTGGTACACAGAGATCTGGCCGCTCGTAATGTTTTAGTGTCTGATACACGTAGAGCTAAAGTTGCCGATTTTGGTTTGGCACGAGAAGAGGGCGGTCCTGACGCAGCTGCAAAACTCCCCATCAAATGGACTGCTCCTGAAGCGTTGAAACACAAT AAATTCTCCAACAAATCTGATATGTGGAGTTTTGGAATTTTGCTGTGGGAGATATATTCTTTTGGCCGTGTACCATACCCTAGAATT CCACTCGCAGATGTCGTCAAACACGTGGAAAAGGGATATAAGATGGAAGCTCCCGAAGGTTGCCCTCCAGAACTGTATGATTTAATGCGTCAAGCGTGGGACTTGAATCCGGATACTCGGCCAACGTTCAGCCAGGCCAAGTCGAAACTAGCACAACTTAAAGCATCCACTCCCGCCCAGTGA
- the abo gene encoding de-etiolated protein 1 abo, whose protein sequence is MMSGKGGAGEGGAGEGGAGEGGSGAVCNERVPGRRLRPQSVVSRLVARETWGSVRAGAHWQVARQFYQTVFPNCTVVNVEKPPCFLRKFSPDGAHFIAFSADQTSLEIYRYCGAGAAGDLLKGFPCELVQNEPDGPHQHIRTNIFHRFFKLKHVVNVCQIRSNGFDQLNRECSLFTDDGRYVIVGSAAQIPEDLRPHFYQIHSNNEAVTPTMRSALEDYSLHLVDLVKGKLCDTKHFKVDKIYLSHNQGIYLYKDMLAVLSVQHQTIHIFQILDGMLVEVRKIGRFCHEDDDYLLNSVFAQPTNARPFLEYSINSLKHRLLVFLFKRAKNISDSSGDPLELRKFYKHFEMFKSLRMWKMQLLDEDHLLIKYAGEDVVTLRVAEPNSQSSFFVIYNMSESKILEIYENTSESLLQLFENFCDSFRNARLYSESQFTCSPSNNLHARLTQQRFKQTIVRAIYGGKTEATKRILAQLPISAQSYSSSPYLDLGLFSYDDKWVSVMERPKAYGEYPIRFYARDSGLLKFRIYAGVLGQSAPATARRLVAFTFHPTDPFAISVQRTNSEYIVNFHIRNTVYS, encoded by the exons ATGATGTCGGGCAAAGGGGGCGCGGgcgaagggggcgcaggcgaGGGGGGCGCAGGCGAGGGGGGCTCGGGGGCGGTTTGCAACGAGCGCGTGCCGGGCCGGAGGCTGCGGCCGCAGAGCGTGGTGTCGCGGCTGGTGGCTCGCGAGACGTGGGGCTCCGTGAGGGCGGGGGCGCACTGGCAGGTCGCCAGGCAATTCTACCAGACCGTCTTCCCCAACTGCACCGTCGTCAACGTCGAGAAACCGCCGTGCTTTTTACGCAAGTTCAGTCCGGACGGAGCCCACTTCATCGCTTTCTCCGCAGACCAGACTTCGCTCGAG ATTTATCGATACTGTGGTGCGGGAGCAGCCGGAGACCTACTTAAAGGATTCCCATGTGAGCTCGTCCAAAACGAACCAGACGGTCCTCATCAACACATTCGTACTAATATTTTCCATCGGTTCTTCAAG CTTAAACATGTGGTAAACGTTTGTCAAATACGTTCAAACGGGTTCGATCAGTTGAATAGAGAGTGTAGTCTTTTCACTGATGATGGACGATACGTCATTGTGGGTTCAGCTGCACAGATTCCCGAAGATCTCAGACCACATTTTTATCAAATCCATAGTAACAATGAAGCCGTAACTCCAACAATGCg TTCTGCTCTCGAAGATTACTCTCTACATTTGGTCGACCTCGTGAAGGGAAAACTTTGTGATACGAAGCATTTTAAAGTTGATAAGATATACTTGTCGCATAATCAAGGCATATATCTTTATAAAGACATGCTAGCTGTGCTGTCAGTGCAACATCAGACTATACACATATTCCAAATTCTCGATGGAATGTTAGTGGAAGTTAGAAAAATTGGACGATTCTGTCACGAAGACGACGATTATTTGTTGAACTCTGTTTTTGCACAACCAACAAATGCAAGACCGTTTTTAGAATACTCAATTAATTCGTTAAAACATAGACTATTAGTATTTCTTTTCAAACGTGCCAAAAATATAAGTGACTCATCGGGCGATCCTTTGGAGTTGcgcaaattttataaacactTCGAAATGTTTAAATCGTTGCGAATGTGGAAAATGCAACTACTAGACGAAGATCACTTATTGATTAAGTACGCCGGAGAAGATGTTGTGACATTGCGGGTGGCCGAACCCAATAGTCAATCTTCTTTCTTCGTCATATACAACATGAGTGAAAGCAAAATTCTCGAAATTTACGAGAACACTTCAGAAAGTTTATTACAGCTGTTTGAAAATTTCTGTGACTCTTTTCGAAACGCTCGATTGTATTCAGAATCTCAATTTACATGTTCGCCTTCTAATAATTTGCATGCAAGATTGACCCAACAAAGATTCAAACAAACGATCGTCAGAGCCATTTACGGAGGAAAGACGGAAGCGACCAAGAGAATCTTAGCTCAACTTCCGATAAGCGCCCAGTCGTATAGCAGTTCTCCTTATTTAGATTTGGGACTCTTCAGCTATGACGATAAGTGGGTATCTGTCATGGAACGACCTAAAGCGTACGGCGAATACCCTATAAG ATTCTACGCTCGAGACTCGGGTTTGTTGAAATTTAGAATATACGCTGGCGTATTGGGTCAATCGGCGCCTGCAACTGCAAGACGTCTTGTCGCATTTACGTTTCATCCCACTGACCCGTTCGCAATCAGCGTCCAGCGAACAAATTCCGAATACATAGTTAATTTTCACATTAGAAACACTGTGTATAGTTGA